The Vanessa atalanta chromosome 6, ilVanAtal1.2, whole genome shotgun sequence region ACTATGGATCCTCAACAAGTTAATAGATTTGTATCATTCTATAGAAAATTTAGTCAAAACATAAAGGAAGGTATAGATGATGCCAAaactaagttaaaaaaatagcattacAAACAGCTTAAAACAAATATCAGGTTATAGGTTTGAGAATTGTGTGCTTATGGAGATTTGTTACCTTGTAGAATTTGGTTTCCTAGTCTAAGCTAGaagtatacattataattatgcaaGAAAATACCATTTACAGTTCcagctatttttatttctcaaaatcaataaaaatatcctcTTACttacactataaaaaaatcacattacaATGGTACTTATAGTGAATACTGAACTTATATGATATGAAGCAAAGAACTAGCAACACTAATGGATCAATTGGTATTAATTTGATCCATACTagggaaaaaataaatttcgaaatTATAAGCCTGCTTCCAAGGCTTATCATCGAGTTCACAATACAAAGAATACATTGTATCTCAAGAGACCAGTGTATATATAAGTAGtaactatttgtaatttaaaatattttatttatttatagaaaatttagtaaaaacatGTTAAAAGATATCTTAGCCCAATATTTGTCCCCATCACATAGATTAGTCCACAcacaattaatttgttaattttcagATACTGAAATTTTTGGTGATTGGATTTCActgtataaatttgatttatgaatgacaaattttaataggttcctttacaaataaatgattaagccattttcacacaaaataaaaaatatattttttaacacaaattcCATGAATGCATATAATCTGCgacatataatttaacaaaaagatGTAAGGTAACaatttcacttttaaattttaacaatataataaaaaataaaaattctaggACAGTTTACATTATCAGTATTTGTCTGTCTTATTGCATTGATtgtgtttattgaaatatctgCAAAGTGTTAATCATAATCACATGTACAGTTGACGAGGTAATCAGTAGATCCTATTTTATCTAATGCAAGAACTATTACTAATTTTGAcccataaaaaattatgttactttctaaaaaatgtatgtaaacatAGCCTATAGAGTATGTAAaagtagataaatatttttttatacgaattcAAGACAAAATAGTTTTTCAAGACCTTTTTAGTACACAATCAGACACAACTGGGCGAACAGCGACAAGTCATATATTTATGACCACAGATTATAACTAAAATCAACTTCAAACTCACACCACATCCTACCTTATCGTGGTCGCACAGGTGTCATCTTATTCGTCGAGTGGTAAAGTACAtgagatttatataaaacttactaTGTATtactttaaactataaatatgacATCAGAAGTATTTTCATgtcatttaatgtttaaatcaaaTGACAAACGTGTTACTTATATGTAAAGTTTGAGCTCTTTTAAGCAGAGGTTTTCGTGATTAAATAtcttgctataaaaataaagagaattATAAGTATTGCCATATGCGAATATATACGAAAAGGAACAGTCTCGTGCACTGCTGTTTGTCACAGTCGTGAGGCATATCTATTAATTTAGCTCCGTCTTGTTATTTAATTGCACTGCAGTATCCTCGTATAAGATCGTCGGTATGCTAGCTCAAAAGAACGGAGAGGAAACGGAAATTTTTGGCATCGATTATGTCGATGTAGGCTTAAGTTTACTAATGAACAAAGTACTTCGAGTACGGTTCGCATGGACAGTAAGAGGATTCGGAGCTGCGAGCACGTTGTGGAGGGAGGCGGGGGTGGGGGGGTGTCCGGGTGCAGCGCACTCAGTTGGCGGcgagcgcgggcggcgcgggcttGTCGTGCCGCTTGCGGCGCCGCGCCGGCGCGCGCTTGTCCGTCTGCACCTCGAACGGGGAGTCCACCGCCGTCACGTCGCTCTCCTGCGTCTGGACAATGAACATACCGAgtttctttgattatttatatattaagaccgCGTCGAAAAATATAACGGCCAACAGTTGGCCACATTATACGCACACTGGTAAAGAAAGTAGAACTAGTCAAGCTGTCACATACATCAATTATAATCTGCGTACTAGAAGTGGAGTGGAGTATTAAGTTTATAAGACTTGCTTAACTATTTATCCACCAAATACTATAAAAGACTTCTCCAGAGTATACCCTATAGACCCTACTCATACAGACCcttgaaatattttagatttaattaaagacaattagattaattaaagacatagacaattttacaactttttaccaatttgatatattcctaacaattttttttttttaaaaggctttaaaatataaatccagTAAAATGgatcaatgtttataaaaaaacatctcgATCATGAGCTACAAGGCACGGACCGCGGGGGGCGGCGGGGcgagcgcgggcgcggcgggcggcgcggcgggcgcgcgggGGGCGCGCGCGGGGCGcacgggcggcgcgcgcggcgcggcggcgggctcGGGCCGCAGCACGTTGCCCACGGCCTTGGTGCGGCCCTCGCGGAACACCTGTCGGGCCACGCTACTTGAGTCGACTTTTCGAGCattactcaaactcaaattctttgattcaataacaataataatgcttcgaattacacacaaattaatcactaccaccggttcggaaaaggaaataccctgacctgagaagaacctggaaagaaactcagcgggtcttttttttttcaatctaattaaatacatatattgaatatgataagaaatagccaggaggcgatcgtttaatTCCCAAGATGTGCTATCAAtaataaactcactaattgtatagcaccctttcgcacacaagcattccttagcattttttttaaacttggcGTTGACTAATacaccttatttttttattttttttttctcgttggaaaaacgctttacgcgctacccccacgtgatggtaagtgggggggggggTCTCCCCGGatccctggacgccgagtgcgcccaggcaCGCTGGGTTTACCTACTAAAAAACCAGcagtaccctctccgtctttcggcgggcgccacgggatcgcttacgcatacTACCTGGTCGGCCCGCCtgtgcgggcctccaacacctagagggggatTGACGAATACACCTGCGTTAGTGCACATTTGCACCTCAAGGGCGTCATTTGGTGTTTATTATTATCGGTATCTGAATTCCGAACGAATGGATGTCATAATtgcacttaaatattaaatcaaaataactacaAGTGCTGAAATTGGAGGACGTTACCATGCGCTGGCCACACTTGAGATACTCGGGGTGTTTGATGAAGCGGAAGCGAACGAGTGCCTTGTCTCCCGTGCGCAAACACTCTCGCGACATGGACAGGATAGATGCCGTCTGACGGATGCTGCCGCAGTGCACTGAAATTCAAGCagggatttaaaattaaatgaagtcACATcactattttaaaactttaattcattcttatacttaaatttaaaaaaaaactccctAAAAAGTGAAAAGTACTTATCATACTTTTCACTTTTTAGGGAGagtgaaatattaacaataaatgaaaaataaaaatattttaagtgtcaTTTTCAAGGGCACAATACTTACCCATGGCCTGGTATCGCGAGGAGATAGTGGTCGGGTGGTGTAGCACCAGGATCTCCCCCTCGAACTGCCAGCAAGCCTGTGGGTTGAGAGCCGGAGACACCATTACCATGCCCTTGCGGATCTGAGACCTCTTGATCTgtgaacatatattataaaataataaaatatttaaatactcactataaaaataataaattaattttcacatTGCGTCTGTTTTATGATTAGATAATACAAGGGAATCATATAACATATGagtaaacgatatttttttaatatatgaaaatcaaagtttaaaaatatataaaaataattgataatccAAGTTTTGTCATCTCGAACTCAATAAATATCCTTCTCCGAAGCAGGAACACTATTTCGGCTACCATCTCACAAGCATCAATGGTCTAATGGAGAGCTTCTCTGAATTATACTGGAATGGTGCAGGTTCTAATCCCGATAGCAATATTGTCGAGATGAATTAAGACTGTCAAATGAAGGATGAGAGAAGGAGtcactatttttattagattaatttttattttttgccaaaaaaaaataattgctcactaaaatatcatatcaaataAGATATGTTATTAAAGTAAGCAATACCATGTGTGTCGTATAGTaacatgaataatttatatttttttaatgattaataatttacaaattagaataaaataaaatagatatatatattttaaaataagatagatTGACGATAATATTCAggtagataatattaaaatagtcgtTATGATGGATCGTTGTCGTCGATGCAGCCGGCCGAGCAAGGACTCGAGTGGGGTACCTTCTTGAGCGCGAAGCTGGCGGTCTGGCCGCCGCGCACCTCGGCCACGCTCATGCGCTTGCGGTGGATGCTCTTGACGGTGATGGGCGTGAAGCGGCCCAGCGGGTCGGGGCCCAGCAGCAGCGTGTCGTTGAGCCGGATGAGCCCCGCCAGCGTCGTGCCCGACACCACCGTGCCGACGCCCTGCGGCGGGACACCATGATACCGACGGACACAAGAATGTATCTAAGTCTGAAGGACTCTGTCGCTGTGTGCGGCACTCACGGGGACGGAGTACGTGTCGTCGATCTGAAACTCGGCCGGTTTGTCGTCCTGAGAGGGCATCCGGGTCTTCAGAAGGTTCAGGAACATCGTCAGCATTTCTAGATTTTCTCCGGTCACGTTGGACACTTGGAAGATGGGACACAGTCTGGAATGAACGAGtactacttaataatattatcggtACGATAAACTAGAGCTTCCTGTTCGGGTCTGCCGTTAATTATACGTATACGTATAAGTTTTAAGCAAGGGTAACAACAATATACCATATAAACATTATCATCAGGTGTATTTGATAAATCCATCATCTCCCGGTCCAAATGGCTGTGTCAATGTTTAATGTCAGCGAATACTGAGAAAACTCACCTTTGAGACACAAAATTGGTTGCACTAACGATAACGTCATCTCTAGTCTTCACCATCACCGGCACCTTTCGACATCCGGAGGACTTCAGAATCCTGATTAGTAATTTGAGATTAtcctgaaaaataaaacattctctTGTTCCTTTACTAATATTGACAATCACACTTCATTCTTCCaaaggatttttattatattaaattgtgacagaatagatttttattaaattttgcttgattttttattaagatttgttCACTGAAAAAAAGacatgtttttttgtatatttaatttttaattcttttaagtattaagaattaaatatacaaaactaatCTAACTAATgttacactttaaaaaataatataatatagtgcgACGAAATGcagatatatacataaaatgtatgcaGTTAAAATGGGAACACAAGTTACCTGTAGCACGTTGGGGGGGCACATGTCGATCTTGGTGACGACCACGAACACGGGCACGGCCAGCGCCAGTGCCAGCCCCAGGTGCTCCTTCGTCATGCCCACGATGCCGGCGTTCGCGCCGATCtgcgcacgcacacacacactcacaagACTCGTTGACCACGCGCCAACAGTTATACAGACATATGCTAGGGAGCTGGATAACGACGGTGGCAGACGCGGTCGTTATTGTTTCGTAGGGCTCTGTCGCCACTATTAATAACGTCAGTTACCAAATTATTTAGAAACTTTGCTCGCCATCTTCCTAGGCattatttgtaacatataaaaagtttaagtatCAATGTCCAATAGCAAGTTCGATCATGAGTATAAGAAGTGAGCAATCGATCAACTTGTCTGTTGTTTTGTGAtgtctttatttacttaaaattaatttttaaagcattactatattatatgctAGCCGGTGCTAGGAGAGGGACGGAGATTTCCAGGAGTCGAAATCGTAAGCTGCCGTACCATAAGCATGCCGAAGTCCGGCGCGTGACCCGTCATGCCGAACACGGTGGTCTTGAGGTACCGCTCGTGTCCCGCCAGGTCGATGAACGTGATGACCTTGGACGACTTCTCGCAGATCTTCACCCAGTCCAGCGCGCCGTGCTCGGGCTTGTTCACCACATTACCTACAGTGGAAATGCGATATAAGTAATAGTTGCAAATATATGACATATTAAAGGAGAGGGTTTTGAGCTGATTCCTCTACGTTGCTCCTATGCGAGttcgagatgtattataaacacaaattaagcacatgaaaattcagtggtgcttgtgcGGGTTAGAACCCGCTATGATCGGTTAACATTAACGGtttcaaccactgggccatctcggttcgatACTACAAagcaattttgtaaaaaaataattcaagaaaagAATTACGAtctatactataattaaattagtatatttttgtgcGGAAGGCTGGTAACGGCTacacattaattaaaactttatcaaTTACCCAGGCTGTCGAATCCTAATATGTCATTCCCGACGGAACTGGTCCTCCCGCTCTCAGCCTCGTGCTTGTGTCTGAACAGCCTCTGTCGAGCGTAGCCTCTTCCATTGTCAAGTTCGCCGTGTGTCAGCACTCCCAGTAGGGTGGACTTACCGGCATCTACATTGCCCACTACAGCGACCCTGCCGACGCCCAACACATATTAAGATGATTGCAAACGAAACAAACGGACGtggaaacatttaaaacatttcttatttaaagGCAATTTAAATCTTCATAATTTTTTCATTCAGAAATTATGGaaatcaaaaaatgttttaaactaAAGGAAAGCACGtgcttttgtatattatattgaatatagtgtgttgaacaaataaatgaacaatTAGTCAATGTCTTGAGAATCTAAAGAGGTAAATAGATATACACCTTATTTCCATAAAATCATTATGGTCTACTTCTGTGCGTAGCAGATACTGGCCGGTGAGACCGGTGCCGCACTCCCAGCGCCGCAGCTCGACGCACGATATACGCTCCCCGCTCACCAGAGACTGTAGCGTCGCCACTGACGCGCTGTATTCATCCTCTGTTAACCCCCGACCATCTAACACATGGAAACTCAATCAGTTTAAGCTAAACTTATATTCACTttactacaaataaatattgttcaaaAATCACTACTACCATACTCAGTGAGTCATTCTCGGTAATATTATATGTCTTGTCAGAACTGATAACACAATGCAAGAAAGTAGATTGTTGCAACATCAGATCGCTAACGACCATTGTGTAATCAACATTTCATTTATGTGTAGAAAAATAACTATGCATATGACTCGAATTCTTCACCATcagttataaaactaatttttgttttattataatttataaacaataaataatacaaatgtttttatggACCTTAAGTagaacattataaatttattacagtatTATACTGAAACTATCTTGTGAATGCCAACAATGTATATTGTGTGAACAGCATAATACACTAACTAACgtgttgaaaatttaatattaaaaatgtagtttaattaaatattccatctgaaatttattttattttattttttcctcatctcaagttattttttttttatctatttatcatttatattatttttccaatTAAAGAAGCATAATAAATAGGTGAtgcaatataaagaaataattacaacTAACCAGCCAAAAGTTACTATTTGATGGCCAagaattaatacaaaaacttagcatgataaataaagtattgctGGATGTGTAAGGCACAAATACAGATCACCTtttcactaaataaattaaataaaaaatatcatataaatataatggagacaattttttttcttattattttaataattaaaataatgtatgaaatGTGATATGATGAAATACAAAACTTAtcataaattatgaaatcataTCAATGATGCCTGTGATTGTGGTAATCATACTTGTGGAGTGATTTTGTTGATAATACACAACATGTTAtgtattagtatagtatagtagatACTTtttagctaaataaaaaaatgtcttatttcATTTCAGATTATTtgtcttacaaaaataaaaaatatttcacaacattaaatttgttgtgaaatatgtttttattaataaacgggTGGGCAAATGGACATATGGTCCACCTAATGGATAGTGGTCACAATCACACCAATCAATAGACATTGGTGccacaagaaatataaattatttcttacaccACTGATGCACCACCACCCTTGACACCTGAGATATTATATCTCccgtgcctgaagttacactagATGTCAATTTTTAAGCCCTACCAATAAGCTAATTTttgtaaatcaattaatttttaattaaataatactttatttgtaaatcaaattatacaatttaagacTCACCCTCTCCATGGCCAATGTCATAAATAATTTCACCGTTTCCCGTGTCTAGCCTCTCTAATAATTGTTTGCGTAGCAGATCATACTCATCAGCTGTTGGACTCACAAGTATcatctaaaatatatacatgttattCAATTATGctgtataaaactaattaaatttaatacatgcaaatatattaattataatttttatttgtttataaattaaatggagGGAAAgcataaactttataatttagtttatattaaaaatctttgttCTGGGTGTTGGTAGAGTATTTCATCATTTGTTTACAAATTACATTCATATTAGGGAGGCTAGGGTTGACTAACTGTAAACCAAACATGATGCAACAAATCAACAACATTTGTTATGGGGAATTTGTTgaatatgtattgtatatatcttcattttacgttatgttatgaaaatttaaattgttagtttcttttaaatttaaattttaatataaatactactatGGTGTTCTTAACTGGCGCGTAATtgttttcaacaaaatatttacttcgaTTCGTCTTCGCAATATTACCTTTCCTCGAATACTTGAGTAGTCAGTCTCACAGTCATGAACTTCAAGTTCTGGCAGAGGACTTTCAGTTGTCGGAGAATCCATGTTGTTGTccattattatatgtttatacaaaTTCACAATAAAACCAATAACAATTACACCATTATGTCACCATTAACATAACAATCACAATTGCAGTTTTATTATTACCAAAACGATAGTTCTTTATATCTCgacttaaataataacttgaaattgataatttttacaTCGCGCAAAATTAAGttctcatttaatattttttaaatctttccaATAAGATTGTCACTAAAATTAAGTCTTCGTAAgtaattagaaacacaaatattaCGGCACAAATCAAATTATGTTACATTCTCGTTCTTTAGTGTATAGAAATAGATTTCAGCAAAATAAAACAGATGGAAGAAATGCCAACTTTTTGACAACTCAGCTCAGGCGCCGTCGCCAGTATTGCCGCTTTCGTTTAGTTCCAGGTAATTTATTAACCAAAAGTCGGATACTAATCAGCAACGTCTTTTTAATAATCACcaacataaaaatagtaaaataattaaaataactattcatttcataatgttttcatttttattattatttaaattctttatttcgaatttcatacataatatattcatattaaattccgCATCTGTACGTGTAATTGCTCTGATTTGAAACtttgaaattttcaatataatctatattaatgtgATATTTACATTGAACTTTCagtaaataatttgttgtattttcctaaaaaatattaccgTGAATTACATTTGAATTACCACATTTGTTCATTCTTTTTGCAAACAATGGTTTTGTGGATaccattatcattaaataatcaatatggGTGATCTAAGAGCATCTGATAGTTCATGGAAGAAAATGGTGATAGCCAAATCAAACAATAAATGGATTTCTACGATAAAATCTGAGCCTATAGATTCTATTGTTACTACAATGAATACTACAAATTTATCTATTGGCGAAAGCAATTTCGGTTTTAGAGAAATAAAGAAAGAGAACGATGGCGTTAGTATCGAAAGTAGTACTCCTGAAACGAATGAAACAGAATCTATGATACAAGAAATGGATCCACTTAATATTGATCTCCCAGCAAGGAGAACAAGGAGAAAAAGCTCTGGGCCTAAAAATGAGACACCAGAAGAAAGAACAGCAAGGCTTGCTAAAATGTCAGCATATGCAGCTAAAAGACTTGCAAATGAAACTCCTGATCAACGTGCTATTCGGTTGCGACGTATGTCTGAATATGCAGCTAAGCGCCTTGCTCAGGAGAGTAGTGAACAAAGAGCACGTCGTTTAGCACGCATGTCAGCATATGCCGCTAAAAGACTTGCAAGTGAAAGCCCAGAACAAAGACAAGCAAGGCTAGCTAGAATGTCTGCATATGCAGCACGGAGACAggctatgaaaaaaattataagcggTAGTCCCAGTAATAGTCTCGATacttcaaattcaaattatgatataataaacaatataatgcCTCACCACAGTTGAGACTGTGATACAGCTGTCGGTCGTCTTAAGTTATCATCTATAACTATGCTCATAGTATGCTAAAAGAATGCTATTTTTAGagtattcaatatatttgtcatatttattttttgtaaagaaaatttaaatgtaaataattatatttccaaggaaaacaaaatatatagtgatttaaaaatttactaatcTGTTATATAACTTAAGTTAAGGGAatctaattttgtaatatgGAGTTTCAGCCAGGATTTTTGTATTTAaccattgtatatataaaatatagacttGGACAGTAGAAAGAAAATCATAATAATGAGAAGTAAATCTTTTTTCTTTAGTAATTTAACAGTAAATTTTTGAGTGTGATTTGAATTAATATGATCcttcaataagaaataatttgtaaaatatattttttagagatTTTAGCATCTGGTAACTTTTATCTATATGATAATtgcatttttacataatatatgcaGCTGATAAATCAAGTGTGTGCTAtggtataataaattcatttttttagtcacaactaaacttttttttcatttattttgtattataaaaggtCAAATATAtactggtatttttttttggaaaattaacaactataatttataaatcatatcttATTCAAAAAGTTAAATGATAACTGaataacaatcaataagaataatttgcagtgaaaatttatttcttattcagGCATGACTGGTTAGATCATTTAAACAGTTTATTCATGTTtttgaatgttaatttaatgaCTACATTGCcattacaaaattaacataGAATGTCACCTGAGTTATAGTGATAAGACTTTTTTATGAATGAGATCATTTCAATCATGGCCACTTGATACTTAGTGTACAATGTGATTGAAAACATGAAGTCattcttaaaacaataattaaaaatacaaataaaagataTGGACAACACGTCAGCGGAgacatagatataaaaaaaaagttagtaagAAAACAGGTAAtgaaaaatgaaacatttttaattatacattttatttcaacaaataataaactaaattagatttttttcaaagtaAACATTTGAGATTCAACCAGCCCAGGAATGTTTGTATCAGTTCTCTTGTACATAcacattgtatttattacatgtCACGAAACACAAATAACTCATAACACCTTTGCCTTCAGTCATTAAAATGCTATAATCATTTTCAGctctaggtatataatatagtattttcgttttatttgttttctttagaACTTACTAGCTACGAAAACGatgtttacttattataaagtaataatgatatttaacataaaaataactcactgtttttaagttattatgtctTCGTTTTGGTAAGGCGCCGCACGGCAAAAACAATGCGTGAccttatttcatcaaaattacacaaattaaattattcgaaaTTTTTGAGATTGATAGGTACTTGCAagattaataactaataaattcaatttagaaGGCGATTTtagtaatatctttaaataacattaatgaatAAATCTAATGACTTGCGAGTTGCGAGTCAAAACAGaatttgtatagatttattacaaaacagtaTTGTTGGATTTGAGGTGCTCTTATAATACGGTCTGAAACAACCAAAGAATTAGGCAACGTCACTTACATCGTTGTGTTTACGAACATATATATAACGAGCGAGTATATAGCTCGAATCATATGTGACATAACATAAAATAGTGTGTTAAACTTAGTTACAGTTAACACAGATGTAaccttataagaaataaattcaacGCCTACACCTTTATACTAAAAGATTCCATTGCTAAGGATacgtaaaaataatgttatattaatctattcgaaaactattataataattcctttattatctcatttttatattaaatacatcacaataataatttaattaacaatttgtgaTGCTTCGATTATGATGTGAAAgcgatacatatattaaatacaattcaatatatttaaatattatagtgtaatatatatgttaattgattatacgatatttttatgcaatcgcatttaacttatatttatataccaaaCTTCTTTAGCTACCAATAATATTTCAGGTTCTCTTTTAAtcctaattttattagtatcacGGAAAGACTTATTCTATACGGATACTAATGATTTCGAAGTGGCCCTAGATGGTAATAAAATCGTTAGTAATTAGTCATAAATCAGTTAATACATACTCCAAACGTCGAGACTCGTCTACTGACGGGATAATTCCCTTAAAAGTCTTTCACGAATACGAAGTAACACCTAGAAGTGCGTGTCGGAGTGCGTGGGCAGCACGGACAGCGGGCGCTAGCACGCCGGCTCGGCCGACAGCGCGGCGCCCGGCGCCAGCAGCCCGCGCGTGCTGGAGCTCGAGCTGTACGAGTCGCCCGACGAGCGCAC contains the following coding sequences:
- the LOC125064530 gene encoding GTP-binding protein 1; its protein translation is MDNNMDSPTTESPLPELEVHDCETDYSSIRGKMILVSPTADEYDLLRKQLLERLDTGNGEIIYDIGHGEDGRGLTEDEYSASVATLQSLVSGERISCVELRRWECGTGLTGQYLLRTEVDHNDFMEIRVAVVGNVDAGKSTLLGVLTHGELDNGRGYARQRLFRHKHEAESGRTSSVGNDILGFDSLGNVVNKPEHGALDWVKICEKSSKVITFIDLAGHERYLKTTVFGMTGHAPDFGMLMIGANAGIVGMTKEHLGLALALAVPVFVVVTKIDMCPPNVLQDNLKLLIRILKSSGCRKVPVMVKTRDDVIVSATNFVSQRLCPIFQVSNVTGENLEMLTMFLNLLKTRMPSQDDKPAEFQIDDTYSVPGVGTVVSGTTLAGLIRLNDTLLLGPDPLGRFTPITVKSIHRKRMSVAEVRGGQTASFALKKIKRSQIRKGMVMVSPALNPQACWQFEGEILVLHHPTTISSRYQAMVHCGSIRQTASILSMSRECLRTGDKALVRFRFIKHPEYLKCGQRMVFREGRTKAVGNVLRPEPAAAPRAPPVRPARAPRAPAAPPAAPALAPPPPATQESDVTAVDSPFEVQTDKRAPARRRKRHDKPAPPALAAN
- the LOC125064690 gene encoding uncharacterized protein LOC125064690; translated protein: MGDLRASDSSWKKMVIAKSNNKWISTIKSEPIDSIVTTMNTTNLSIGESNFGFREIKKENDGVSIESSTPETNETESMIQEMDPLNIDLPARRTRRKSSGPKNETPEERTARLAKMSAYAAKRLANETPDQRAIRLRRMSEYAAKRLAQESSEQRARRLARMSAYAAKRLASESPEQRQARLARMSAYAARRQAMKKIISGSPSNSLDTSNSNYDIINNIMPHHS